In Nostoc piscinale CENA21, the genomic stretch TTTCAATTCCTAGTTGTAAAGCTGCATGAAATAGATTCACACCATCAATAAAAATAGCAACTCGCCCACGGTTTAATCCGTTAATTATTGAGGTGTTGGTTTTCGGTTCTCGATTTTGATAATGTTCACTTTTGGCAGGATTTTTCAAGACCATCTTTGGTGATGAGGGCGATTCTAGTTCCAAGTGTTTATATACGTTGTTGGCTTTGGTAAAATTAGTGAAAGTCATTGACTCCTCGGAAATTTTAAATTTGTGAAGATTGTTGAGAAATTACCCAGGTATGATTTGTGCTAGTTAATTTACCTAGCAGCAAAGGATGTGGAATTATTTGTGTTGAAGCTGTTATCTATCTAAGTCGCACATTGGCTTGCAGAGTTTGTGTGATGTCATTAGTCATGAATATTGATGAGCTTAACCAGCAAAATGACTAATGAATTAATACTTAGTTGGATGAGCTTGAGACACAGAAATTGTGTTAATTTTGCAGATTCCAAAGGTAAACGCTCTAGAGTTGTTAATTCCCATCAGAGCGAGTTTTACGAGATATTCCCTTTGCCTAAAAATATAAGGCTCTTTATCTATTCCCTCTGCATCTCAACTTACCACAGGATGCTAACAATTGCTCAAAGGCAGTTTGTTGTAAGGTGAATAGCGAAGAGCGATCGCATCTATAACTTATTGTACAACTGAATGGCAAAATCCCACAATCACCTCTAGCTTTGTATATTGATATCCACATATATCAAAAATACCAAACCTCTGATTTATCGGGGAAATATACTCAAAAATTATGGCAAATATATATTTAGGATGATTGGCTTTATAATTGTTTAAAATTAATCGTAAAAACAATTACAGCTATATTTACGAATATTTGCTGTTTATAGGGTAATTTTTGACATAATCAGTCAAATAAGCAGTTAATCAAATTGTTGTCAAAATCACTTATCAACTTAACCTTTAATTGTTCTTAAGATGGAGTTCATTGATTGATTAATAGGGCTAAATTGATATCAAGACTAGTCCACAAAATGTCTTTGCTCATCTCCTCCAGTGGTTACTTGACCCCGGAGGTTATTTTTTTTAAGGAGGCAGGAGAGAATACCCATAAATAAATTTATCTTATTTAAGATATCAATAGAAGATACTAGAGAGACAAGGTAGACACGGAAGAAAAGGGAGAGAGATGTTTTTAAAACAATTGGTATTGCTATATAAATTTGTTTAGTAAATTAAATTACTATCTAGACAATACATTAAGAAATACTAAGAATATTTCTCATGTTTTCTAATTCTTATGCTATCCTGTCAATAATTTGTACCTAAAGGAAAATGTTAGGAAAACTACGGTTTTTCTAAGCTAATTTGTTTTAGGTAAACTGATAACGGAAAGCAAGTCATTTCTCCAGAAATATAGCTTTGTTTTCTGTTTAATTCACTTTGTTTATAACACGCTAACAAACCGATAACACGATCGCGCCAGTTTGATTCCGCTTTAACTGGCGCTTTTTATATTTAGTGGAGATGGGTGTAGGTGGGTAATATCTTGAATATCTTGTCTGGTAAAAGATTGATCATCAAGACCGCAGGAGGCAGGGAGCAGGGGGTAATACCAAATCGAATATATAATTAGCCTGCGTGGTGCGCCAAGCGGAACGCAAGCGCGATAGGCAGGCTTTGTTTATATAGCCTAGACTTCCAGTCTAAGGGTTTTATATGCTTTCTCGTCCCAAAACTTCTAAAAGCGATCGCTCAATTACTTCACTCACGAATTGATTACCCTGCAAGTTCATGTGAATGGTGTCATGATATAAAGCTTGCGGGTTGTTTGTTTGATTAAATAGCGGCAGAAAATCTATATAGAGAATTTGCTGGGTTTGGGTAAACTCACTCAATCTTTTACGTGCGGTAATTTCGTAATCAAGGGGGCCGGGTTTACCTAGTTCTCGCCGTAAGGGAGTCATGGCTAAGAGAAATTTACTTTGGTGTTGAGTTGCGATCGCTTGAATTTGCTTGATTGCTTGTAGATTTATACCGACGCGATCGCCTGGTTCGGCTTGGAGTGCTTGCAATTCGGGAATTGGTTGTTGTTTAGTTGCATAACGTTGCCACACTTCTACTAGTCCTAAAGGCGGTTTCTTCTTTGGATAGTTGCGATCGCGGCCTACTGGTAAAGCCGTGGGAGAATAGGCAAACAAATCATCAGTATTAATTAATAAAACTACTACCTGGGCTGAAAAATTGCCAAATCGTTGCAAATAAGCTAATTCGTTTCTTGGCCCCCAAGAGTTAGCCGAAGCATTCAAAACTTCCACCTGTTGATATTTGTCAGTGATCTCTGATTTGAGAGAATTCATGATTAAGCTGGAGATGGTATTTTTTTGATCAGTCCACCAGCCACCATTAGCAATGGAATCTCCTAACAACAGGACGCGCAAAGTTTGCGGTGCAGGGATTTTGGCGATGGGACTGCTACGCATCGAAAATTCATTGATTTCAATGCGATTCCCAAAGCGGCGCGTGCTTTGATTTGGTGCTAACAAGTAACCTATCTGGGAGTCGCCAATGTAAATTAAGGGATTACCAAAACCAAAAAGCGATCGCAACCCAATCTCGATGATTACCAGTAGCACTATTACGATCAAAATCACGAATATTACTACTTTCACTGCTGAATCCTCACCTATAAATAATTTATATTTACTCAATTAAAGTAATTAACTATACTCTATTTTTTCAGTGTTTATTTCAAAAAAGATAAATATATCAACTCGTAAATTTACTGAAAAAATTTGTATTTAAAAACTAATCTGATCACTTCTTACCCAGTAATTCTCAAATAGAAACAGGGGACAAAAGCAAAGGCTGTTTTTCTCCTGCCTGCCTCCTACCTCCTGCCTTATCTGTATAAACTGAGCTACTAACACTAGCGACGTAAGTAAATTTAGGGATGTATTCGTTGCAAAGCTTAAACAAAATAAAAGCAGAACCTTAACTTGTTTTGCTAATAGAAGGACTACAATCAAAACGGACAAATTAGGACTCTAACGAAGGAGGATTAAACGCGATGTCCGACTTAAATAGAGGAATTATGAAATTTGAGGGTGCAGACTCCCCCAAAGTAGTGACTATTTCTACAGTTTTGCTCTTGGGTTCGATTGCTGGTCTAATTATTTGGGCGTTGCAAGCTGCTTATGCCTTAAATTAAGTGACCAGTGCTGAAAAATTAGTGTTCATTTGGATATGGGCAGAATGTCAGCAAAACTTAGGTTTACGCTGCTGCCCAGTGTCCATTTGAGACATAGTAATAAAGTGTCCGAAAAATCGGGAAAAAACTTCCAAAAAATTTTAGATTTTGCGATTTGAGATTTTAGATGCAATATAAATCTAAAATCCAACATCAACAATGCTTGAACTTTGGGGTGCCTTAGTTATTTTAATTGCCTGCCCCCTATTAGGCGGCTTACCTCTAATTGCCTGGATTACCAACGGGTTGACAGGTAGGCAATTATCACGGATAGGCACAAAAAACATCAGCGTCTCAGCCGCTTTTTATCATGGCGGCACATGGGTAGGGCTTTTGGCAGTAGTCTCAGAAGCCTTAAAGGGAATCGCCGCCGTTTTTCTGACTCGTATTTTTTTCCCAGATGGTTCGCCGTGGGAAATAATCGCCATAATTGCTTTAGTTTTAGGGAGATTTTGGCTAGGTAAAGGGGCGGGGACAACAAATGCTGCTTGGGGATTTTTAATTCATGATCCATTAGTGGCAGTATTTGTCAGTTTTTTTAGCAATCACTACATTTTTAGTATTTCGTGCTAAACAACCCGTGAAATATGGAGTATTAGTGCTGTTTCCCTTACTGGTGATCATTTTGCATTCTGATGATTTATTCAGAATTTTGGCCGCGATCGCTTTAGCTGTGTTGCTGGGGTGGATTTATCGGCAAATGCCGGATGATTTAGATTTACCAGTAGCAGAAGCCCAGACAAGTACCCAAGCAACCTTAGCAACATTACAAAGCGATCGCCCAATTTTGACTTTAGATGATGAACTAGATGGGGCAATAGTCGGACAAAAAGCCGCTACCCTCTCTCAAATTAAGCGTTGGGGTTATCCTGTCCCCAAAGGTTGGGTAATTGTCCCTGGTGCAGATCCCGAAAAATTAATCACCTTCCTCAAACCTTCAGATTTATCACCGTTAATTGTACGTTCCTCAGCCATTGGGGAAGATTCTGAACAAGCCTCCGCCGCCGGACAGTATGAAACGGTGGTGAGTGTCACCAGTAAAGAACAATTGCAAACTGCGATCGCCCAAGTGCAAGATTCCTACAATCATCCCAGTGCAGTACAGTACCGGATGGATCGCGGTTTACCAGAAACAGCGATGACAGTGCTGGTGCAGCAGCAAGTCCAAAGCGTCTATTCGGGGGTGGCCTTTACCCGTGATCCGATTACGCAGCAAGGTGATGCGATTTTAATTGAAGCCTTACCCGGTAGTCCGATTCAAGTCGTCTCTGGACAAGTCACACCCGAACAATATCGCGCCTTTGTAGTCGAGACAGATAATATTTCCTCAATTCACATCGAAGGGACAGGACAAGTCCCCCAAGCGATCCTCAAACAAGTGGCTTACCTCGCCTACCGCATCGAAAAACGTTATCACGGCATACCCCAAGATATTGAGTGGTGTTATGACGGTCAAACTTTGTGGGTGTTGCAAGCCCGACCAATTACTACCTTATTACCAATCTGGACAAGGAAAATCGCCGCCGAAGTGATTCCGGGGGTGATTCATCCTTTAACTTGGTCAATTAATCGCCCCTTAACTTGTGGCGTGTGGGGAGATATTTTCACAATTGTGTTGGGCGATCGCGCTTCTGGGTTAGATTTTACGGAAACTGCCACCCTGCATTACTCTAGGGCTTATTTTAATGCCTCCCTGTTAGGAGATATTTTTCTGCGGATGGGTTTACCGCCAGAAAGTTTGGAATTTCTCACCAGAGGCGCAAAAATGAGTACACCGCCTTTGCAGTCCACAATGCAGAATCTCCCCGGATTAATGCAGTTGTTGAAACAGGAATTGAATTTAGACAAAGACTTTAAGCACGACTACCGTCAGTTATTTATTCCTGGGTTGTCGCAATTAGCCCATGAATCAATTGAGGAGATGGAACCAGCGCAAATCTTAGAGAGAATTGATTTTAACTTAGAATTACTGCGGCGTGGTACTTATTACAGCATTTTAGCGCCTTTGAGTGCTGCCATTAGACAAGGCATCTTTCGGGTGAAAGATGGGCAGATTGATAATAGTGTGACACCAGAAGTCGCCGCTTTGCGATCGCTCAGTGCTTTAGCCGCCGATGCGAGAAGAATATTAACAGAGTTTGAACCAGACCAAGTATTTGAACAGTTAGAACAAACACCAGAAGGTCAAAAAGTTCTTTACGAATTTAACGAACTGCTAGAAGATTACGGGTATTTAAGTGATGTCGGGACTAACATTGCTGTTCCCACCTGGAAAGAAGACCCCCGCCCAGTACAGCAGTTATTTGTGCAACTAATTCAAGGTAATCAACCAGAAACAGGCGGTATTGACCCCATTAATCGGGCTTTATCTGGTAAACGCAAACGTGGCTTTGTCCAAGAACGTGTAGATATTAAAGGAAGGGTGACAGAGGTTTATTCTCGACTGTTGGCAGAATTGCGCTGGCGATTTGTCGCCATTGAAAAAACTTGGTTAAAATCTGGGTTACTCAAACAGGCGGGCGATATCTTTTTCCTAGAAATCGCAGAAATTAGACAGCTAATTGCCGAAGCTGATACCCCGTTGCCAGAACGCTTACTAGAAATTATCGAATATCGGCGATCGCAATTCCTCGAAGATAGCAAAATTCCCCAAGTCCCGATTTTGATTTACGGGCATACACCACCCCATCCCCTAGCACCTTCTCCTATCTACTCCGACCAACTATTACAGGGTATTCCCGCCAGCCACGGACAAGCCGAAGGTCGAGTCAAAGTAGTGCGGAACTTACAAGATTTACCCCAAATTGACCGCGAGACTATTTTAGTTGTCCCTTACACCGATTCTGGTTGGGCTCCTTTATTAGTTAGGGCTGGCGGACTGATTGCTGAAGCTGGCGGTAGATTATCTCATGGCGCAATTGTCGCCCGTGAATATGGTATTCCGGCGGTAATGGATGTCAGAGGTGCAACTTGGTTATTGCAAGATGGTCAACGGGTCAGAATTGATGGGTCTAGGGGTATCGTAGAACTATCTAACGACTTAAGACCACAATGATTACCACTTCCCTCAACAACTTGCCCGAAGAATCTGTTTCCCACAATCCCGAAATTAAAAAAAAAGGTGATGTTACGCTTTGGCGATTTACCTCACCTCACCAACTTTTCTCAAGCCCGGTTTGCCCCCAGACAAACAGCCACCGCACACGCACATCAAGATATGTGTGAAGTATTTTTTGTTGAAGCAGGTTCTGGGGTGATTCGCGTAGATCACCAAGAATATCCCCTACTTCCCGGAAACTGTATTGCTATAGAACCAGGGGAAGTTCACGAAGTTATTAATAGTGGCGATACAGAACTTGTTTTGACCTACTTTGGCTTGCGAGTCGAGTCATGTAGTAAAGTGCTGAGTACTGAGTAAGAAGCAGATGTTCTAACCTCAAAAAAGCTTATATGCCTTGTCAAAATCTCTATAACAATACCAGGACTTACGCACCAAGATTGTCTATGAAGATTGGGTGTAAGGGTGTAAGGGTATGTGGCGGAAGGGTTTTAGATACATACACCCCTGTACCCCTACACCCTCGCCAAAACCCTTGATTTTTCGTTTTTATGCGTAAGTCCTAAATACGTAATATAAACACCCCAATTTTGAATTTTGGTTACAAAAATCCAAAATGTCAGCGATCGCTCGTGAACATTCCGCAATGGCTGACTCTGATGTATTGATTATGGATTTGAGTGATGTGCCAATATTGGGTGTGACGGCTTCTTTTGCAATTGAAAACGCCATCAAAGATGCAAGTGAACAAGGTCGTAAAGTGCTAATTGTGGGTTCAACTGGCAAAGTTAAACGCCGCTTAGAACTGTATTTCTGATTGGTGCAATTCTGCTGGGTAAATATTTCAATCAAAATTTTGTAGCAATTGTTAATAAATTGCAAACAAGAGGTAACTTAATTATCCCAGCATTTATTTTTGCATTCTTTATGGCTTTCTTGGGTAATGCGATTCACCTAGAAGCAATATTAGGTGCTTTTGCTGCTGGCTTAGTTTTGGATGAAACTGATAAACGCAAAGAGTTAGATGAGCAGGTAAAACCTGTTGCTGATATCTTAGTTCCAGTTTTCTTTGTGATTGTTGGTGCAAAAGTTGATTTAGGTGTATTTAACCCTGTAGTTCCCGAAAACCGAGAAGGATTAATTATTGCAACTTTCTTAATTTTGGTAGCGATTATCGGCAAAGTTTTTACAGGTTGGGCAGTTTTTGGTCAAGCTGGAATTAATCGGTTAGGGGTTGGTGTAGGGATGATTCCCCGTGGTGAAGTTGGGTTAGTGTTTGCGGCAATTGGTGCTGCTAGTGGTACTCTGAATAAACCATTGCAAGCTGCGATCGTCATTATGATGATTTTAACAACTTTCTTAGCTTTATTACGGCTGGCTTTTAAACAATCGCCTGAAGCCAAAGAATCTTTAGAAGAAGCCAATTTACTCAACTAAAGACTTTTCTTTAATAAATTTCAACAGTCCTGATTCTGTTTTGGTGATGAGAAGTCGCGGCTACAAAAATAACCCGCAAAAGCGAGTTATTTTTGTGTTTGAGCAAAAATTATATTTAGTCTCTCTCTGGTTGCCAATGAGGATTCGTGAGACTGGTAAGAATATGATCTTGCCACTTGCCGTTAATTAATAAATAGTCTCTGGCATATCCTTCGACTACAAATCCTAATCTTCTCAGTACATTACCGCTACGTTGATTATGTGGCATATAATTTGCCATGATGCGATGAAAATTTAAATCATCAAATACATATTGAATTGCTGCTTTTAATCCTTCTGTCATGTAGCCTTTACCTTGCTCATGTTCAGCTAGACTATAACCTACATAACAAAAATGGGCGGCTCCCCGAATAAAATTATTAAAATTAATTGTGCCAAGGATAATTTTAGGATTTTTGCGATGAAAGATAAATAATTTTAAAGATTGATCATGAATAAATTCTAAGAATGTATTTTCTAGTTGATATTGCCAATACTCTTCTGTAAAAAAACCATCCCCCCATTTAGGATAAAAAGGAGTTAGATAAGATTTGTTGTCTAGGAAATATTTTAGGATTTGGGGAATATCTTCTTGGATGGCAATGCGTAATAATAAGCGATCGCTAGTAATAATTGGCAATTCTGAGTGCATACAAACTTGACCAACTTGATAACTGATGGCTACAGCATTTTATTCTGGCTGTTTGCGGTTGTGAGTACCAAACAGTAAAACTGTTATAACAAGATTTAGCAGAATTAGCATTTTCGAGATTTTGTCTTCCTTGTTTACCCTGTCTCCCTTGTCTCTGTTGTTCATATAGTATAAAAGAGCGATCGCCTCTACCAGTTGATCAAATTCTGGAAATTAGGCGATCGCATTTTGAATATATTCAATACTTTAATAACTTAGAGTCAGTTGTAACTGGAGGTAGTCCACAAAATCTACAAGTTCTGTCTCCGAGAGATGGTGACGTGATTTTTTACCATATTTTTGCTGTAAATACTCTCTACCCTGCTGGGGAGTCCAATTTAACTGTGATAAATAGGTGTCGGTTTTGGCAATAAAATCAGCACGAATTTCTGCCGTAATTCCATTATTCAGTATTTCTTTTGTATCGGAAGTTACAGTTTTTGTACCATTAATTTTTAGACTCACTCGTTTTCCTAGTACTTGCCAGTCTATTTCCTTATGTCCATCCCAACTTACCCCTACAGAGCGATAAGTCACTGGATGATAAATTGTACAAAATACTATAGCTTTTTCGCCTGGACTTACTGCAATTGTTAGTGGCTGAAGTAATTTTTCATAGCTTAAGGCATCAAGTGAGAGCAATAAACCCTTGGAGAAATAAGACTCACTTCCTGAGCGAATAATATAAGGCTTATCTGCCAAAATATGTAAATCTGTTTTTTCACTTTTTCCCTGAGAAGTTTCTACTATTTTGTTAACTTCTATTTCCGTAATCACGCCAGTTAATGCTCTGTCATAAATAGGTATTTGTTTACCATCATCAGACAGCGTATACCAACAATGATCATTTTCTTTACTCACAAATACATACTGAGGTTTTGGGATAGAGCCGAACCCTAGTTTAATATCCATATTCCATGAGAATATTTATGCAACTAAATTGTCAACCAGCAATTAGTTTTATCATTCCCTAATCAGTTAGTTGATTAACAACCTTGCACAAAAAAAGCGCCAAATATCACAAGCCACGTTTCTCGATTCTGTTCTTGAGGAACGTGGCTGGTAATGACGAGAGATGTAATAAAAATCTTCAGGCTAAACTTTCAGGTTCTACACCTAAAACTCTTAATTGTTCAGCCAGCAATTGCATTTTTTGTTCTGTTTGGATACGTAGCTGGCGCTCAAAATTTAATTGTTCTTCTATTTCGTGAACACGTTCTTCTGCGGTGAGTAACCTTTGTCCTTCTTCGTTATACCAATATAACCATTCTCTTGCAATACCTTGATAAATTCCCCGTTCTCTGCCAATTCCTAAACCAATTTCTGGTAGCCAAATCGGGTTTCCTGGTATTAAAAAATATTCGCCATCTTTTAATTGATAAACTTCCAGAGGTGGCTTTTTCTTTCGCAGAGGTTTGTAGATAATGTAGTATAAAACACCTAATTCTTTAGCGTACAATTCTTTTTTGGTACTGTATTCACCATGACTGATTTGAGAAACGACCTCTAATGCTAAAACTGGTGGTTGTTTTTCTTCCCACGTTACATAACTCAGGCGTAAATCACCATCAATAAAGCGTTTAACCCCTATGCTGAGAAAAGCATCAGGCGCGATCGCAGCTTTTTTTGGGTCGTAATAAATTCCCATCTTCACGCCAAAAAACCAATCCCAACGCTCAGACCACACAAAGGCGAGTGTCGATTTTAGCAAGCTGGGAATTAAATCTTGTAGTTCATTATCCACAGGTGTATCCTCTGAGTCTGGTAGCTCTTCGGAAGATGGTAAACAGTGTAACGGGTTGTAGTTTAACATGAGCGGTCTGAGTAGATGCAATTTCTAGAAAGATTTTAGAAAATAATGGAATTTTGATATATGTAGATATCACAAAGTTTTAATCGCTAAATTAATACTGTAGTTTTAGTAGACCTTACGCAATAACTCTCTCAGACTCTTATAACTTTGTGTCCTCTGCGTCCTTTGTGGTACCCTGCGGGAAGCCGCTTGCGCGTCTACGTTTTTTCATACTTTCCCGTAAGTGCTGTTTAGTTATAATCAAACTGAGTCACAATTAAATGTAGGTGAGATAATTTTTGTCAAGTGTCATACAGTCAATTTACTATAGAAACTGTCGAAACCACTTTTGACATTACCATCAGGGAATCTGTGGGTATCTTTGCTGACATACCTGCAATAGAATATAGCGATTTTTTAGCACAAGCACTTAAAAAATATATACCATTGGCTTTAGCGATCGCCACTGGAAAATCTCGTTCAGAATTAATTTTGACACCAATATTAGTAGAACTAAAAGAACAATTACAAAATCAAATTAGCTTATTTTCAGGCAGAGAATTTAATGTTAGTCCCGAAAAAGGTTTAACTGGTTTTTGTAATTTTATTATTAGTAAATCCCCAGAAAAAATAATTATTAAAGCACCTGTAGTTGCCCTAGTAGAAGCTAAAAATGATAACATCCAATCTGGATTAGGTCAGTGTATCGCTGAAATGGTAGCTGCACAATTATTTAATCAACAAAAAGGTAATGCAATTGCAACTATTTATGGTAGCGTCACTACGGGTACTAACTGGAAATTTATGCGGTTGACTGGACAGATAGTAGAAATTGATTTAAATGAATATTTTCTCAGCGATGTGGGCAAAATTTTAGGAATTATGAGAAGCTTTGTATAATTTCGTAATTAGATTGATACAAAAAAGGCGAGTATAAAACCCGCCTGAAAAAATAATTTTATTGATCAATCGCTGACTAATTACCAATTGTTGGCGCATTCAATGAAAGCTTTGGTGCTTCTGCTTTTTTCTCTGCCAAAGTTGGAACAGAATCACGCAATCTTGCTGTCAATTGTACAGTTGTAGAGTCGTAAATTTGAGTCAGCAATTTAGGATAGAAACCGATACCGATAATTGGTACTAGCAAACAAGCGATAATAAAGACTTCGCGGGGTTCAGCATCGATGAGTTTCTGGTGCGAAACTAATTCTTCGTTTTCTTTGCCGTAGAAGATTTCCCGCAACATTGATAGCAAATAAATTGGGGTTAAAATCACACCCACTGCCATCAAAAAGACTACGATAACTTTGAAGGTAGAGCTATAAGCATCGCTAGTGGCAAAGCCCACAAATACCATTAATTCTGCTACGAAACCACTCATTCCTGGCAATGCTAAAGAAGCCATTGAACAGGTAGTGAACATAGCAAAAATTTTCTGCATCCGCTTACCAACACCACCCATTTCATCTAGCATTAAGGTGTGTGTGCGATCGTAGGTTGCACCAACCAAAAAGAACAAACTCGCCCCAATTAAGCCGTGAGACACCATTTGCAGTACTGCACCACTCAAGCCCAAATCGGTGAAGGAGGCGATACCGATAGTCACAAAGCCCATGTGGGAAATTGAGGAGTAGGCAATTTTGCGCTTGAGGTTACGCTGGGCAAAGGATGTTAGGGCGGCGTAGATAATGTTAACTACCCCTAAAATTATGAGAACCGGGGCAAAATACGCATGGGCATCGGGCAGCATTTGGGCATTCATCCGAATCAAGGCATAACCGCCCATTTTCAAGAGAATACCTGCCAGTAACATGTGTACAGGTGCTGTAGCTTCACCGTGGGCATCAGGTAGCCAGGTATGTAGGGGAATAATTGGTAATTTGACGGCGTAAGCAATCAAAAAGCCAGCATAAAGTAACAGTTGGAAATTAAGGGCGTAATCTTTGAGGCCGAGGGAGTGCATATCAAAGGTGACTGTATCGCCATAAAAGGCCATCGTCAACGCCCCGACCAAGATAAACAGCGAACCGCCAGCAGTGTACAAAATAAACTTGGTCGCTGCGTATTGCCGCTTTTTACCACCCCAAATTGCCAACAGCAAGTAAACCGGAATCAATTCCAGTTCCCACACCAAGAAAAACAGCAACATATCCTGCACAGCGAAGACCGCAATTTGTCCGCCATACATCGCCAGGATTAAAAAGTAAAATAGCCTGGGTTTAAGGGTGACAGGCCAAGCTGCTAATATTGCCAGGGTAGTAATGAATCCAGTCA encodes the following:
- a CDS encoding SGNH/GDSL hydrolase family protein, which encodes MKVVIFVILIVIVLLVIIEIGLRSLFGFGNPLIYIGDSQIGYLLAPNQSTRRFGNRIEINEFSMRSSPIAKIPAPQTLRVLLLGDSIANGGWWTDQKNTISSLIMNSLKSEITDKYQQVEVLNASANSWGPRNELAYLQRFGNFSAQVVVLLINTDDLFAYSPTALPVGRDRNYPKKKPPLGLVEVWQRYATKQQPIPELQALQAEPGDRVGINLQAIKQIQAIATQHQSKFLLAMTPLRRELGKPGPLDYEITARKRLSEFTQTQQILYIDFLPLFNQTNNPQALYHDTIHMNLQGNQFVSEVIERSLLEVLGRESI
- a CDS encoding Uma2 family endonuclease, producing MLNYNPLHCLPSSEELPDSEDTPVDNELQDLIPSLLKSTLAFVWSERWDWFFGVKMGIYYDPKKAAIAPDAFLSIGVKRFIDGDLRLSYVTWEEKQPPVLALEVVSQISHGEYSTKKELYAKELGVLYYIIYKPLRKKKPPLEVYQLKDGEYFLIPGNPIWLPEIGLGIGRERGIYQGIAREWLYWYNEEGQRLLTAEERVHEIEEQLNFERQLRIQTEQKMQLLAEQLRVLGVEPESLA
- the ndhD1 gene encoding photosynthetic/respiratory NAD(P)H-quinone oxidoreductase subunit D1, whose protein sequence is MNTANFPWLTTIILLPIAASLLIPIIPDKDGKTVRWYSLIVGLIDFALIVYAFYTGYDFSNPDLQLSESYAWVPQLDLKWSVGADGLSMPLIILTGFITTLAILAAWPVTLKPRLFYFLILAMYGGQIAVFAVQDMLLFFLVWELELIPVYLLLAIWGGKKRQYAATKFILYTAGGSLFILVGALTMAFYGDTVTFDMHSLGLKDYALNFQLLLYAGFLIAYAVKLPIIPLHTWLPDAHGEATAPVHMLLAGILLKMGGYALIRMNAQMLPDAHAYFAPVLIILGVVNIIYAALTSFAQRNLKRKIAYSSISHMGFVTIGIASFTDLGLSGAVLQMVSHGLIGASLFFLVGATYDRTHTLMLDEMGGVGKRMQKIFAMFTTCSMASLALPGMSGFVAELMVFVGFATSDAYSSTFKVIVVFLMAVGVILTPIYLLSMLREIFYGKENEELVSHQKLIDAEPREVFIIACLLVPIIGIGFYPKLLTQIYDSTTVQLTARLRDSVPTLAEKKAEAPKLSLNAPTIGN
- the rimJ gene encoding ribosomal protein S5-alanine N-acetyltransferase, translating into MHSELPIITSDRLLLRIAIQEDIPQILKYFLDNKSYLTPFYPKWGDGFFTEEYWQYQLENTFLEFIHDQSLKLFIFHRKNPKIILGTINFNNFIRGAAHFCYVGYSLAEHEQGKGYMTEGLKAAIQYVFDDLNFHRIMANYMPHNQRSGNVLRRLGFVVEGYARDYLLINGKWQDHILTSLTNPHWQPERD